A DNA window from Haliovirga abyssi contains the following coding sequences:
- the mnmE gene encoding tRNA uridine-5-carboxymethylaminomethyl(34) synthesis GTPase MnmE produces MFETIAAISTPIGEGGIGIVRISGDESFDILEKIFKPKSKKNVKDLKHNSVNYGHIYDENEIVDEVLVMVMKAPKSYTKEDVIEINCHGGYLITEKILEIVLKNGAKLADAGEFTRRAFLNGRIDLTQAEAVIDLIKSKSEKNLTLSVEQLRGDLKEKVGELKKKLLDVAAHVNVVIDYPEEGIDEPLPKELWGNLEEVHSECDILIKSYDKGKKIKEGIKTSIIGRPNVGKSSILNSLLKEERAIVTHIPGTTRDSIEEIININGISLILVDTAGIRKTEDIVENIGVEKSKTKIKESDLVLFVLDNSEELTKEDYDIYKYIDDKKCLGIINKIDKSKKIDISKLDKINNWIEISAINGLNIDKLEESIYKFILEDDIKNSSEKLILTNIRHKSSLEKVKDSIDNIFNTLNMEMPMDLIAIDLREALDSLSEITGEISSEDLLDHVFKNFCVGK; encoded by the coding sequence ATGTTTGAAACAATTGCTGCAATTTCAACACCTATTGGAGAAGGTGGAATAGGTATAGTTAGAATTTCAGGAGATGAATCTTTTGATATTTTGGAAAAAATATTTAAGCCAAAATCAAAAAAAAATGTAAAAGATTTAAAACACAATAGTGTGAATTATGGACATATATATGATGAAAATGAAATAGTTGATGAAGTTTTAGTTATGGTAATGAAAGCACCTAAAAGTTATACAAAAGAAGATGTTATTGAGATAAATTGTCATGGTGGTTATTTAATAACAGAAAAAATCTTAGAAATAGTTTTGAAAAATGGAGCAAAATTAGCTGATGCTGGAGAATTTACTAGAAGAGCATTTTTAAATGGAAGAATTGATCTAACTCAAGCCGAAGCAGTTATTGACTTAATAAAATCAAAATCTGAAAAAAATTTAACTCTTTCTGTAGAACAATTAAGGGGAGACTTAAAAGAAAAAGTAGGAGAACTAAAGAAAAAATTATTGGATGTAGCAGCTCATGTAAATGTGGTAATAGATTATCCTGAAGAAGGGATAGATGAGCCATTACCAAAAGAACTTTGGGGAAATTTAGAAGAAGTTCATAGTGAATGTGATATTTTAATAAAAAGTTATGACAAAGGAAAAAAGATAAAAGAGGGAATAAAAACTTCAATTATTGGAAGACCTAATGTAGGAAAATCAAGTATTTTGAACTCTTTATTAAAAGAAGAAAGAGCTATTGTTACACATATACCAGGAACTACAAGGGATTCTATTGAAGAAATTATAAATATAAATGGAATATCATTAATATTAGTAGATACAGCAGGAATAAGAAAAACAGAAGATATTGTTGAAAATATTGGTGTAGAAAAAAGTAAAACTAAGATAAAAGAGTCAGACTTGGTATTGTTTGTATTGGATAATTCTGAAGAGTTGACAAAAGAAGATTATGATATATATAAATATATTGATGATAAAAAATGTTTAGGAATTATAAATAAAATAGATAAATCTAAAAAAATAGATATATCTAAGCTTGATAAAATAAATAATTGGATAGAAATATCTGCTATAAATGGTTTAAATATAGATAAATTGGAAGAAAGCATATATAAATTTATTTTAGAAGATGATATAAAAAATAGTTCGGAAAAACTAATTTTAACAAATATTAGACATAAATCATCACTTGAAAAAGTAAAAGATAGTATAGATAATATTTTTAATACATTAAATATGGAAATGCCTATGGATTTAATTGCTATTGATTTAAGAGAAGCATTAGATTCATTAAGTGAAATAACTGGCGAAATTTCATCAGAAGATCTTTTAGATCATGTATTTAAAAATTTTTGTGTAGGAAAATAA